A stretch of the Synechocystis sp. PCC 7338 genome encodes the following:
- a CDS encoding circularly permuted type 2 ATP-grasp protein has protein sequence MQLQSYDPGNFYDELFSAPGQPRPQAAPLIDWMGQLSPEILRQHHETAQIALFNLGVTFRVYNDDQGVERIFPVDIIPRIIAEAEWRSLEKGLKQRIKALNCFLTDIYGPQHIVKDGIMPLDIVESASGFLKPCIGIKPPAGVWCHITGTDLVRDGKGQWFVLEDNLRVPSGISYVLENRRVMKSTFPDMFQTIPIQPVDSYPSQLLETLLNLAPPHLAAPVVVVLTPGINNSAYFEHSFLAQQMGVELVEGRDLVVADGYLQMRTTKGLQRVDVVYRRLDDDFIDPEVFRPDSLLGVAGLMEVYRQGRVALANAPGTGVADDKVIYAYVPEMINYYLKEEPLLANVPTYLCWREEDRNYVLDHLEELVVKSANEAGGYGMLMGPSASPEERAQFAERIRHNPRNYIAQPVLNLSRVPTLIGDQVEGRHVDLRPYILNRGDEIYVHPGGLTRVALRKGSLVVNSSQGGGSKDTWVLQGSGQ, from the coding sequence ATGCAACTTCAGAGCTACGACCCAGGCAATTTCTACGACGAACTTTTTTCCGCCCCGGGGCAACCCCGACCTCAAGCCGCTCCTCTCATTGATTGGATGGGGCAGTTATCACCGGAAATCCTCAGACAACACCATGAAACGGCTCAAATTGCCCTCTTTAACCTGGGGGTCACTTTTCGGGTTTATAACGATGACCAGGGGGTAGAGCGTATTTTTCCAGTGGACATTATTCCTCGCATTATTGCTGAAGCGGAATGGCGATCGCTCGAAAAAGGATTGAAACAACGCATCAAAGCCCTGAATTGTTTTTTGACCGATATTTACGGCCCCCAACACATTGTCAAAGATGGCATTATGCCCCTGGACATTGTTGAATCCGCCAGTGGATTCCTGAAGCCCTGCATCGGTATCAAGCCCCCCGCCGGAGTTTGGTGTCACATCACCGGCACTGATTTGGTTCGAGATGGCAAAGGTCAATGGTTTGTGCTGGAAGACAATCTACGGGTGCCCTCCGGCATTTCCTACGTCTTGGAAAATCGGCGAGTGATGAAAAGTACTTTCCCCGACATGTTCCAAACCATTCCAATTCAACCGGTGGATAGTTATCCCAGCCAATTATTGGAAACTCTGCTTAACCTGGCCCCGCCCCATTTGGCAGCCCCGGTGGTGGTAGTGTTAACCCCTGGTATTAACAATTCCGCTTACTTTGAGCATTCCTTCCTCGCCCAACAGATGGGGGTAGAGTTGGTGGAAGGCCGGGATTTAGTGGTGGCCGACGGCTATTTACAAATGCGTACCACTAAAGGCTTACAGCGAGTGGATGTGGTCTATCGTCGCCTGGATGATGATTTCATTGACCCAGAAGTATTCCGTCCCGATTCCCTCCTGGGGGTAGCAGGCTTAATGGAAGTGTATCGCCAAGGGCGGGTGGCCCTAGCCAATGCCCCCGGTACAGGGGTAGCGGACGATAAAGTTATCTATGCCTATGTGCCGGAGATGATCAATTACTACCTCAAGGAAGAACCTCTTTTGGCCAATGTGCCCACCTATCTATGCTGGCGGGAAGAGGATAGAAACTATGTGCTGGACCATCTGGAGGAATTGGTGGTCAAGTCCGCTAACGAAGCCGGGGGATACGGAATGTTGATGGGCCCTAGTGCCAGCCCGGAGGAAAGGGCGCAGTTTGCCGAACGCATCCGCCATAATCCCCGTAACTACATTGCCCAGCCGGTGCTCAATCTCTCCCGGGTGCCCACTTTAATTGGTGATCAAGTGGAAGGTCGCCATGTGGACCTCCGTCCCTATATTCTGAATCGGGGAGATGAAATTTACGTCCATCCCGGTGGCCTGACTAGGGTGGCTCTGCGGAAGGGATCTTTGGTGGTCAACTCTTCCCAAGGGGGAGGCAGTAAAGATACCTGGGTATTGCAAGGTTCCGGGCAATAA